Part of the Tribolium castaneum strain GA2 chromosome 4, icTriCast1.1, whole genome shotgun sequence genome is shown below.
AAGTGGTTTaccaccaatttttttaagtacttgactgaaattattaaaacactTGGTAGCCAAAATAGCCTTCAATATATgaaatgatttattaaaaaaactcccTTCAACATTTTTATGAAAGAATGTAAGCAACACTACTACTACTACCTACTACATAAATAGAAGTATGTTTAGCTTTTGCCTAAATTTTGACCTGAcctatttaacaatttttggcaCCTAATTGAGGTGACTCTTTTTGATTTTAACGTTAGTTATCAGTGAAAATATCAATAGTTtgaatacaataaaaatgagtTTGCCACAACGGACACAATGTCACTGATTGTTGATAAATTCTATTCATGGTTCAAACTCATTTAACACATGTATATCGTctgataatttaaaatatatgtcGCGTTATTTATTGCCAGTAAATAATCACTGGCCATTTATAAAGTGCACCAATTTAAACCCAATGAATAGCTAATTGTTTATTTGCGAGATTTACTTGAAAAATAGTATAATGTTGTATATTAGGGTTGATCCCATCCGAGTTTTTCGCTTGAGGAGTCAGCGGCTCAAGTGATTTCAAAGAGGGAGCGCTATCGAACATATCCATCGACGATGTTATAGATACGGTGTTACACGCCAGACCAAACAAACTTACTTCCTGGTAGACTCGCATCGAGTTTGCCCAAGAACAAGTTTCCGATGAAAGTGACATGAATCACTTGGAGAAAGAAACTCGCCAAAAAACCCAACGCGATGCTAAACCCAGACAAAGGGACGGACAATTATATAACTTTTCGTATACATAACGAAGTATTGTAAAAGTAGTGGATAAAGGGCAATTTTTCGAGGCAAAAGTGATGAAACTGAATTCACTTTGGCCAGTAAGAGGACTCCGAGCAACACTAATCTAATCTTTCCTTTTATAATGACGCGAAAATACCACAAGCGACGAAGCCAGAAGAAATGTGAAAGCTCAACTGTGTTGAATTCGGGGAACAAAGCGATGACAATATTATATTTGAGCCGTGGGCACATCGTCTGATATGCACTAAAGACttggaataaaaaagttgCCCCATTTCCGTAAGACAAAGTGTAGGGTCGTTATCTCAAAGATTTATCTATTCGACAGACGAAATTTTACCTCAATGCAAGAAAATAATCGAAATTTTCACCACATGtccctaattaaaattaaaatcgaaatgGGTTTGCAAAATACTTTAGTTAacctttattaaatttttaagtaccTGTCGTGAAATTCGTTTTTCAAGACTTGATTACCGTTTGATGCAGCTTTTCGTTTCATCTTCCATTCCACATAACGAATATGTAAATTTAGGTCAAGTGCGACGAACCATGCAAATCCACTAAACCCACAAAATCTGCtgtttaattgcaaaaaactgtaattactttgaaaacaatacaattgtgtAGCTGAATCAATTTCTCTATTTAATtaagcttttatttttatatttggagAAAAGAGTGAACAATGCCGTGGAGGTGTGGCTCAGAGGacacgaaaaatattttggaacgTAATTCGTGATTTATTGATTCGGGAGATAAAAACACTAATATTGGACGTccgaaaaaattgatttattgcGGATCCCTAcagtaacatattttttaaattacctgATTCGGCatccaaaaaatacaaaaatcagAGTCTAGACAATTTCGCGcgactttattatttttgattgtGATGTGTGGGAAGATGAGAGCAAAAAAACTTCATTTGGTGATCGATAAACACAATacacttttgtaaaaaattataaaggaCTGTAAGGTCGGACCTGAAATTTTAACATGAACAATGTATAGCTTTTGTTTTAGCGtcaatgaaattataaaagctccgtaataataatgaaagttATAATTGATGGCCAAAGTTGTAAGCTGCGGCATAATTTATATAAGATAAATGTTTCGATGCATTTGAAGGAAATTTCAGTCACTACTTGTAAAAATACGTTACTACATCGTCTGAATCTTCTTCCTAGGTCTTAGATAATTTAGTTAGTTATATAACGTTTAAAAATACTGACCCCATTtagaatataaattaatatcgCCATATAGTCCACCTGTTTTAGTTCCCAACCGGACCTGGCATCGacgcaaattattatttttggtccaaaaccaattaatttttcataaaataaaccataatccaaaatttatcatttttctgGTAACCTTTACCCTTGCTACAAAATTCCActcaaatattaatatttataactGAGCGAAAACGTCGCCTTAATTACCATAATTTTGTATACTTAAACAAAATATGATAATTTTGCAGGTTTATATGATTGTGTAGTAAAGTGcattacaattaataagaGTGATTTGTTTGAAACATAATAATATGTAGGTAAACACTACTGGTTCtagatttaaatatttcacagCTCAGTGGACATGCCatatatcacttttcaatacatAAAGACCAGCAATAATATTTCGTCATTTAGGGAGCTTTTGCGCTAAAGCTAGCTTGATTTATTGTAGCCTACCTCCAATAGAAACGACCTTTTTAATAAGGACTAGCTACGTGCTGGTAAAGCGTAATTTCTATagtgcaaaattatttttccttttaGCAAATGATTGAATTAATATGTTTTAGTAAACAATAATAGAATATTCCACGGTTCCAACACTTCAATTCATTAGTCGCCTACAATGCATTTGATCGGCTCGTGTTTATTGAACCAGTTGGCTTTTCatatttacttattaaaaCAGTCTTGATTAATGTGATGCTGTTAATGATGTGAAGACACGAGAATTGTATAAAATAGTGTGTACGTGGTTTGAATGTTTGCtcgtaaacaaataaaaaagttttacgaGCTCAGTAGACTGCAGAGTGCAGTAAATACACTAAcatataacacaaataaattgtttgcttCAATTGTTGCAGCTTCTCGTGTATTTTGTCCAATTCGCTGATTTTCTGTCGAAATAATGGAGCATCGTTAGTGCACTTTCCATTATTATACTCTGTTTTTTACTACAGATTTCAACAAATGaatgaacccaaaaaaatcaatttattataatcgccattaatgaataattaataacgtcTTAAAATCTTTTGAACCAAAAAAGAGCAAATTAAGAATTCTTCGACCTACCTGATGACAAATTATTATAGCAGGATATTCATTCACATTTTGTTAAATGTCAAATTGTTTGGTATTATGAAAAACCGTGTTTTAttcgaattttatttgttcaagaataaaattaatgcaCACTTCGTGtctaattttgcaaaaaatattaattttttcgtattaGGAATGCGAAATAAATTGACTAATGAAAAGATTGAGACGTAAATGGTTTTGAAGATCACCATCGCATAAATTGTAGCATCACATCTGTCTacgataaaatattttttgttcaacGTGTTTGTGACATCCAcaactattaaaaaactggaatgATGACATCCTTGTCCTTGAGGTCGGAATAATTCCCTTTATAAAGAccgaaaattcaaaatttcttcATCATTTCGGTTTTGTAGCTGCTTCAAGCACATCAAAATGAAGATCTTTGTGGTACGTGCTGTGCAAttaaaagtgttcaaaaataattcgacTTTTGTTTCAGTGCTTTGTCCTGGTTGCCACCATCGCACTATGTGCTGCagaaaataaagacaaaactgaaaaatctgCCAAGAAAGAAGACAAACCAAAAAGGCACATCTTCGGTACCGGGTACAACAATTACGACTTTTCGGGCTTTGACACCGTTGGATCGTTGGGTGGTGTGACTTACGGATCCGGTCTTGGGTCTGTCTACAGTACTGGCTCCGGTTACGGATCCGGTCTTGCCTCTGTCTACAGTCACGGCTCCGGTTATGGTTCCGGTCTTGGGTCAGCCTACAGCTATGGATCGGGTTATGGATCTGGTTATGGATCTGGTTACGGATCTGGTTATGGATATGGATCCGGTTATGGATACGGTACTGGATATGGATCAGGTTTAGCAGCTGGTGTTGTCACCACCAGAGCGTCAACTGGACTCCGTGCTGGAAGTGGTTACGCTGCCATCGAAGGTTTACCCAAAGTTTCCAACGTAAGGTCCCACGAAATCCACACTGTTACCCAACACGTGCCAGTGGCAGTACCCCAACCCTACCCCGTCCACATCACCAAGACAGTACCAGTGCCCAAACCCTACCCCGTTGCAGTTGAGAAACCAGTTCCAGTTCCATACAAAGTCAACGTTCCTGTTGAAGTACCCAAACCCTACCCCGTCAAAGTACCCCAACCCGTGGCTGTGCCCTACGAAGTCAAAGTACCAGTAGAAGTACCCAAACCATACCCCGTCCACATCACCAAAACCGTCAACGTTCCCGTTGAAAAACCCGTCTATGTTAAAGTAGCTCACCCAGTTCCCGTTAAAGTTAGGGAACCAGTTCCAGTAGCTGTACCCCACCCCGTTCCCGTTAAAGTACCCACCCCTGTGGTAGTCAAAGTACCTGAAGTCGTTGGTGTCAACACCGTAACTCACGTCGATTCCGGCGCTGGTCACATCATCGGAAACGACTTTGGAAGTGAAATTGTCCATGGAGCTGGTTATGGATATGGAGCTGGTTATGGGTACGGATCCGGATATGGAACTGGTGCCGAAATCATCAGCGGATCAGGATTCGGAAGCGGTGCCGTTTTGAGCACTGGATCAGCAGGATTCGGAACCGGCGCGGTTTTGAGCACTGGATCAGCAGGATTCGGAACCGGCGCGGTTTTGAGCTCAGGATATGAAACTTCCGGATTGGCCGGTGAAGCTATCAGCTCAGGACTTTCCTCTGGAGCCGAAATTATTGCTGCGAAATCCGCTCATATCGTGTCCGGAAGCAACCACGGACTTGTTGGATCGTATGTACCAAGTGTCTACGGAGGAATTTCAGGCCATACCGTTCATAACACCCATTGGAAACATTTGTAAATTGTAACTAGTCTTGATGCAATgtgaaaaatatgtaaaactaTCTACGAAGCAATAAAGTGATGCTATAATAgcataaatgttttattaattccgTCCAATGTTACATAACTGACATTTCTTCATATGTTATGTTATAAAAAAGGTAAACACCTGTGGACGCGGTTCCGCTAACGTCGAATCCATATTCCAATAGCTGGTATTTCAAGTTTATGCTAATTTATACGTATAAAATAAGCATCAAAGTAAAAGTCACCTAAAGTGTTactaaaatagaaaaattataataccATTTTCAATATATCACTCTcgtattgtttaattttgttattaatattaaaaatctgGTAAGATTTAAATGGCAATTACTCgggtaattataataaaattatgaacACGACTAGTATACTGCAAAGATTTTCTTTTGGTAAATTTGCCCGtatagatatattttttttaatctcatCGAAATTCCCAATTTGATTTTTGGGCAATGACGTCatcgacattttttttaaataaaaccccctaatatataaaattaagaataaaaaaaaaactttgaatttataaaattttcataattttcaaCAGCCGCAACTCTACATTACGAAGAACTTCCGacctaatattttttaaacgttttaaGTTTTGTGGtgtatttaaaagaaaaacaaaaaatgtattctgttTTTTCAACTAAACAATTATCCAATCCTATTTGtttgaaacttattttaatgatttttaaggaaaacaataaaactatTGGTTAACAATcgtgtatttaaaaaaagatctgtttagaaaattttcaaaaacaaaacattttcggTTTTAATAAGATTATTGTGTATATTTACTTCCGCCTCTTTAATTCGTTTTCATTTCTTCAACGAGATATGCAAATACGTAACCTATGACCTATATTGCCCGTATTCTAATTCGCACCGTTACGAAAAAATCCCCATAATTCATATAATGAGTTGGCCTACGTCTCGCCAGAGTCGTGAAAGTAAAATTTGTCGTCCATCCAAGGTGTGGTCAATATATAAGAAAGTCACTCGTCCACCTCATTGTATCATTTCATCTTCACCTTTCTTTTCACACACACGCACAAAATGCGTAAAATCGCGGTACGTTTTagtgttattcaaaattcgaaaataattttttcatttcagaTTCTACCAATCATACTAGCCTTTGCAAATTTAGCAAATTGTGGAGTAGTGAGTGGTGGAATTAGCACCGATTTAACACCGCCAATTAGCACAAACTACGCAACCGGATACGGAAGTGCAGTTGTAGATCAAGTGCATCTAGCTCACGGAGGTCACCTTGCCCTTGCTCAGGGGGCGGAAGTCGCTGGTGTTCCTGCAGCCGTTGAAGGCATCGCTGCAGTTCCTGCAGTTGCAGAAATACACAGCGTTGCAGTAGGGACGGGAGCAGGCGCGGCTGCAGTTCCCGCAGGAATCGCAGGAGTTGCAGGAATACATGGCGTCGCTGTAGGAACAGGAGCAGGCGTTGCAGGAGTGGCTGGAGTTCCCGCAGGAATCGCAGGAGTGGCTGCAGTTCCCGCCGGAATCGCAGGAGTGGCTGCAGTTCCCGCAGGAATCGCAGGACTAATCGGTGGAGGCGTCCTGGGTCTAGGTACAGCCAACGTCGTCGATGCTGGAACCACCTACAGCAGAAACACCCAACAAGTGGCAATTCCTGTCCCACAGCCTGTCCCCGTTGTGGTCAATCGTCCTGTTCCTGTGCCAGTTGCTGTCCCACAACCTGTGGAAGTCCCACGACCAGTTCGCGTTGAAGTTCCACAACCGGTTCCTGTCGTTATTAAAAAAGCAGTTCATGTGCCTGTCCCACGTCCCGTTCCTGTCCCAGTACATCACCCTGTTTACGTAAAAGTACCAAAACCGGTTCCAGTCAGTGTACCACAACCCTATCCCGTTATTGTCCCGAAACCGTTCCCGGTTAAAGTACACACGAAAGTTGAGGTTCCTGTTCCCGTCCCGGTACATCATCATCATGATCATCACGATTTCCACCATGACCATCACGATCATCATGATTTCCATCATTATCATCACGATCATGACCACCATTATCACCACCACGGCCATCTCGTCATTCCCGGAGGACTCAAAGGTGGTTTGAGCAGTAAATTAACTGGCGGTTTATCAAGTGGTTATTCATCTTACGCTGGCGGCCATGGGCATTACATAAGTGGCCCCAATTTCAGTGGAAGTGGTAGTTTTTCCAACCATCATCACCATCATCACGATTTCCATGATCATCACGATCATCACGATTTCCACGATCATCATTTTCACGGTTCGGGTCAACTGTATGACAGTAACGGCGGCTACAAATACTAATAGAAGCTTGTTATGTTACCATATTATAATCTAGTCGTTATCATTGCCTTTTGTTCAGTTTGTAAAGTGttcaataaagtttattttcataatattgCATCATTCCTTTACGAGcgataaaaagtgaaagaaaTCGGACGTATTTTCCCGACCTTATTTATGAATCAAATTAA
Proteins encoded:
- the LOC662428 gene encoding fibroin heavy chain, with protein sequence MKIFVCFVLVATIALCAAENKDKTEKSAKKEDKPKRHIFGTGYNNYDFSGFDTVGSLGGVTYGSGLGSVYSTGSGYGSGLASVYSHGSGYGSGLGSAYSYGSGYGSGYGSGYGSGYGYGSGYGYGTGYGSGLAAGVVTTRASTGLRAGSGYAAIEGLPKVSNVRSHEIHTVTQHVPVAVPQPYPVHITKTVPVPKPYPVAVEKPVPVPYKVNVPVEVPKPYPVKVPQPVAVPYEVKVPVEVPKPYPVHITKTVNVPVEKPVYVKVAHPVPVKVREPVPVAVPHPVPVKVPTPVVVKVPEVVGVNTVTHVDSGAGHIIGNDFGSEIVHGAGYGYGAGYGYGSGYGTGAEIISGSGFGSGAVLSTGSAGFGTGAVLSTGSAGFGTGAVLSSGYETSGLAGEAISSGLSSGAEIIAAKSAHIVSGSNHGLVGSYVPSVYGGISGHTVHNTHWKHL
- the LOC103315175 gene encoding tetra-peptide repeat homeobox protein 1; its protein translation is MRKIAILPIILAFANLANCGVVSGGISTDLTPPISTNYATGYGSAVVDQVHLAHGGHLALAQGAEVAGVPAAVEGIAAVPAVAEIHSVAVGTGAGAAAVPAGIAGVAGIHGVAVGTGAGVAGVAGVPAGIAGVAAVPAGIAGVAAVPAGIAGLIGGGVLGLGTANVVDAGTTYSRNTQQVAIPVPQPVPVVVNRPVPVPVAVPQPVEVPRPVRVEVPQPVPVVIKKAVHVPVPRPVPVPVHHPVYVKVPKPVPVSVPQPYPVIVPKPFPVKVHTKVEVPVPVPVHHHHDHHDFHHDHHDHHDFHHYHHDHDHHYHHHGHLVIPGGLKGGLSSKLTGGLSSGYSSYAGGHGHYISGPNFSGSGSFSNHHHHHHDFHDHHDHHDFHDHHFHGSGQLYDSNGGYKY